A region of Argentina anserina chromosome 5, drPotAnse1.1, whole genome shotgun sequence DNA encodes the following proteins:
- the LOC126793387 gene encoding bidirectional sugar transporter SWEET4-like, with the protein MVSADAARTVVGIIGNLIAFFLFLSPVPTFVQIWKKGSVEQYSPVPYLATLINCMVWTLYGLPIVHPDSTLVWTINGLGTIIEVVYIILFLIFSDKKKRLIVVLVVAVEIIFIGVLTLLVLTLAHTHTKRSLIVGIISIAFNIMMYAAPMTVMKMVITTKSVEYMPFFLSFTSFANGLAWTAYALIRFDPFITIPNGLGTFFGLAQLILYATYYKSTQRLIAERKGREVNLSEVTIDDNAKKIAGRTTQYGDA; encoded by the exons ATGGTTTCTGCAGATGCTGCTCGGACTGTGGTCGGTATCATAG GAAACCTCATTGCATTCTTCCTGTTCTTGTCACCAGT TCCAACTTTTGTTCAAATATGGAAGAAAGGGTCAGTGGAGCAATACTCACCAGTCCCATACCTTGCGACCCTGATCAACTGCATGGTGTGGACCTTATATGGGTTACCGATTGTGCACCCCGATAGCACTCTGGTCTGGACCATAAACGGGTTGGGTACGATCATTGAGGTCGTCTACATAATCCTCTTCCTCATTTTTTCCGACAAGAAAAAGAGGCTCATAGTGGTTCTGGTTGTTGCTGTGGAGATCATTTTCATCGGTGTTCTTACTCTTCTGGTTCTCACTTTGGCTCACACACATACCAAGAGGTCCTTGATTGTAGGCATCATATCCATTGCCTTCAACATCATGATGTATGCTGCTCCAATGACTGTCATG AAAATGGTGATCACAACAAAAAGTGTGGAGTACATGCCCTTTTTCCTCTcgtttacttcgtttgcgaaTGGCCTTGCTTGGACTGCATATGCTCTCATCCGTTTTGACCCCTTCATCACA ATTCCTAATGGACTGGGCACCTTTTTTGGATTAGCTCAGCTGATTCTGTATGCCACGTACTACAAGTCGACACAGCGACTGATAGCAGAAAGGAAAGGCAGGGAGGTGAACTTGTCGGAGGTAACCATAGACGATAACGCCAAAAAGATTGCCGGCCGCACTACTCAGTATGGAGACGCATAA
- the LOC126793386 gene encoding bidirectional sugar transporter SWEET4-like, translating to MVSADAARTVVGIIGNIISFFLFLAPVPTFVRIWKKGSVEQYSSLPYLATLINCMVWTLYGLPIVHPDSTLVWTINGWGTIIEVVYIILFLIFSDKKKRLIVVLVVAVEIIFIGVLTLLVLTLAHTHTKRSLIVGIISIACSIMMYAAPLTVMKMVTTTKSVEYMPFFLSFASFANGLAWTAYALIRFDLFITIPNGLGTVFGLAQLILYATYYKSTQRQIAERKGREVNLSAVTIDHNPKKISGRRSTTQNGHA from the exons ATGGTTTCTGCAGATGCTGCTCGGACTGTGGTCGGTATCATAG gaaaCATCATCTCATTCTTCCTGTTCTTGGCGCCAGT TCCAACTTTTGTTCGAATATGGAAGAAAGGGTCAGTGGAGCAATACTCATCACTCCCATACCTTGCAACCCTGATCAACTGCATGGTGTGGACCTTATATGGGTTACCGATTGTGCACCCGGATAGCACTCTGGTCTGGACCATAAACGGGTGGGGTACGATCATTGAGGTCGTCTACATCATCCTCTTCCTCATTTTTTCCGACAAGAAAAAGAGGCTCATAGTGGTTCTGGTTGTTGCCGTGGAGATCATTTTCATCGGTGTTCTTACTCTTCTGGTTCTCACTTTGGCTCACACACATACCAAGAGGTCCTTGATTGTAGGCATCATATCCATTGCCTGCAGCATCATGATGTATGCTGCTCCTTTGACTGTCATG AAAATGGTGACCACAACAAAAAGTGTGGAGTACATGCCGTTTTTCCTCTCGTTTGCTTCGTTTGCGAATGGCCTTGCCTGGACTGCATATGCTCTCATCCGTTTTGACCTCTTCATCACA ATTCCTAATGGACTGGGCACCGTTTTTGGATTAGCTCAGCTGATTCTGTATGCCACATACTACAAGTCGACACAGCGACAGATAGCAGAAAGGAAAGGCAGGGAGGTGAACTTGTCGGCGGTAACCATAGACCATAACCCCAAAAAGATTTCCGGCCGACGCAGTACTACTCAGAATGGCCACGCATAA
- the LOC126793369 gene encoding protein KINESIN LIGHT CHAIN-RELATED 1-like — protein sequence MPGLVSVKTPPGSAPLQISVPETAAQPQPQRSSPAGISKTPSPHGKRPPSPSASRSRPSPNRFKSKSPQPESPNPILSDASLDNPDLGPFLLKLARDTIASGEGPNKALDYAVRAAKSFERCAVEGEPSLDLVMSLHVLAAIYCSLGRFEEAVPVLDRAIRVPEVGRGADHALAAFSGHMQLGDTYSMLGLVDRSIECYEEGLKIQIEALGDTDPRVGETCRYLAEAHVQAMQFERADELCKKTLEIHRAHSEPASIEEAADRRLMALICEAKGDYEAALEHLVLASMSMIANSQENEVAAIDVSIGNIYMSLCRFDEAVFSYQKALTVLKSSRGDNHPSVASIFVRLADLYHKTGKLRESKSYCENALRIYVKPVPGTTAEEISSGLTEISAIYESIDEPEEALKLLQKAMNLLEDKPGQQSTIAGIEARMGVMYCMLGKYEEARNSFGSAIAKLRASGEKKSPFFGVVLNQMGLACVQLFKIDEAGELFEEARRILEQECGPCHQDTLGVYSNLAATYDAMGRVEDAIEILEYVLKLREEKLGIANPDFEDEKRRLSELLKEAGRKRDKKAKSLENLIDPNSKKTTKKEGTRRWASLGFRL from the exons ATGCCGGGATTAGTCTCCGTCAAAACCCCGCCGGGCTCGGCGCCGCTACAAATCTCGGTCCCTGAGACCGCGGCCCAGCCTCAACCGCAAAGATCCTCCCCCGCCGGAATCTCCAAAACGCCGTCGCCGCACGGCAAAAGGCCACCGTCGCCTTCCGCCTCCCGATCCCGGCCCTCGCCGAACCGGTTCAAGTCCAAATCGCCTCAGCCGGAGAGCCCGAACCCGATCCTATCCGACGCCTCGCTCGACAATCCGGATCTCGGCCCGTTCCTCCTCAAGCTGGCCCGGGACACCATCGCCTCCGGCGAGGGCCCGAACAAGGCGCTCGACTACGCCGTCCGGGCGGCCAAGTCGTTCGAGCGGTGCGCCGTCGAAGGCGAGCCCAGCCTGGACCTGGTGATGAGCCTGCACGTGCTGGCAGCTATCTACTGCAGCTTGGGCCGGTTCGAGGAGGCGGTGCCGGTTCTGGACCGGGCGATTCGGGTCCCCGAAGTCGGAAGAGGTGCGGATCACGCGCTGGCGGCGTTCTCGGGGCATATGCAGTTGGGGGACACGTACTCGATGTTGGGCCTAGTGGACCGGTCCATTGAGTGCTACGAGGAGGGCCTGAAGATCCAGATCGAGGCCCTGGGTGACACTGATCCCAGAGTCGGCGAGACTTGCAG ATATCTCGCTGAGGCTCATGTACAGGCAATGCAGTTTGAAAGAGCTGACGAATTGTGCAAGAAAACTCTTGAAATTCACCGTGCTCATAGTGAACCAGCATCCATTGAGGAGGCAGCTGATCGCCGACTTATGGCACTTATATGTGAGGCAAAGGGAGATTATGAAGCTGCACTTGAACACCTTGTCCTTGCTAGCATGTCAATGATTGCAAATAGTCAAGAAAATGAGGTTGCTGCTATTGATGTCAGCATAGGCAACATTTACATGTCTCTTTGTCGCTTTGATGAGGCTGTCTTCTCCTATCAGAAGGCACTCACTGTTCTAAAGTCATCAAGGGGAGATAACCACCCTTCAGTTGCATCCATCTTTGTACGCCTTGCTGACCTATATCATAAGACTGGAAAGCTCAGAGAGTCCAAATCATATTGTGAGAATGCCTTGAGGATATATGTAAAACCTGTGCCTGGAACAACAGCAGAAGAGATATCTAGTGGATTGACTGAAATTTCAGCTATTTATGAGTCCATAGATGAGCCGGAGGAGGCACTTAAGTTATTACAAAAGGCAATGAATTTGTTAGAGGATAAACCTGGACAGCAAAGCACAATTGCTGGAATAGAAGCACGGATGGGAGTGATGTATTGCATGCTGGGGAAATATGAAGAAGCAAGGAACTCTTTTGGAAGTGCTATAGCAAAACTCAGAGCTAGTGGAGAGAAGAAGTCTCCCTTCTTTGGGGTTGTGTTGAACCAGATGGGATTGGCTTGCGTTCAATTGTTCAAGATAGATGAGGCGGGTGAGTTGTTTGAAGAAGCGAGGAGAATATTAGAACAAGAGTGTGGTCCTTGCCATCAAGATACTCTCGGAGTGTATAGCAATCTTGCAGCAACCTATGATGCTATGGGGAG AGTTGAAGATGCAATTGAAATTTTGGAGTATGTGCTTAAATTGCGAGAAGAAAAGCTTGGAATTGCAAATCCTGATTTTGAAGATGAGAAGAGAAGACTATCTGAGCTCCTGAAAGAAGCCGGCAGGAAACGAGACAAGAAGGCAAAGTCATTGGAAAACCTCATCGATCCAAACTCAAAGAAGACTACGAAGAAAGAGGGGACAAGAAGGTGGGCTAGTCTGGGTTTCAGACTTTGA
- the LOC126795360 gene encoding uncharacterized protein LOC126795360, with amino-acid sequence MVPQVKIFIILLLLLFNISVISADNNYKEGKELTYTSDHKMIRGRKLLEELDAMLDYQDPGANPGHEPRKGGGGGGGGNRSGTP; translated from the exons ATGGTTCCCCAAGTCAAAATATTcatcatcctcctcctccttctctttAATATTTCAGTAATTTCAG CTGATAATAACTACAAGGAAGGCAAGGAACTAACTTACACCAGTGATCATAAG ATGATTAGAGGAAGAAAACTGCTTGAGGAGCTTGATGCAATGTTGGATTACCAGGATCCAGGAGCCAATCCTGGGCATGAACCTCGTaaaggaggtggtggtggtggtggtggtaacAGAAGTGGTACTCCTTGA
- the LOC126794382 gene encoding beta-amylase 1, chloroplastic-like, with the protein MAIAAPPSTLSFSPTRTHALLSFTRFPSLSSSSTKPHLRRLTLSARLNSISPDNGDLQGELFHGFSPQLRGRGSPVFVTMPLDSVDPVGGQARRRKTMSQSFKALVAAGVEGVVMEVWWGIVERDQPRLYNWQGYLAIVELAKRCGLKVRAVLAFHQCGTGPSDPNCIPLPLWVLDEIAKDPDLAYSDRFGRRNTEYISLGCDSLPVLRGRSPLQAYADFMRNFRDTFQHLIGVIIIGIQIGMGPAGELRYPSCPTQKLTSAWRTRELGEFQCYDKYMLASLNARAREIGMPEWGNGDPIGASNLMQNPEETKFFKSDDGSWNTSYGTFFLEWYSGMLLLHGERLCREAEAIFWGTKANTSAKVAGLHWHYLTQSHPSELTAGYFNTSTRDGYLPIVRMLARYGFSLCCPCFDLQDLDERPMNPVSSPEGFLRQLLSAARVCDIPVEGEPSAASLDDKSYQQVVKMSTYYSYGLEKPSFSFNFVRMDKNMFELHNWVRFTRFVRRMSDVNIFRAKLDVDARADSRRFSTSSDVAKFGMASAYC; encoded by the exons ATGGCGATCGCCGCTCCTCCGTCCACCCTCTCCTTCTCCCCCACTCGCACCCACGCGCTTCTCTCCTTCACGCGCTTCCCTTCCCTCTCCTCTTCTTCCACCAAGCCTCACCTCCGCCGTCTCACCCTCTCCGCCCGCCTCAACTCTATCTCCCCCGACAACGGCGACCTCCAGGGCGAGCTCTTCCACGGCTTCTCCCCTCAGCTCCGCGGCCGCGGCTCCCCGGTCTTCGTCACCATGCCGCTCGACTCCGTCGACCCCGTCGGCGGCCAGGCCCGCCGCCGCAAGACGATGAGCCAGTCGTTCAAGGCGCTCGTCGCCGCTGGAGTCGAGGGAGTGGTGATGGAGGTGTGGTGGGGAATCGTGGAGAGGGATCAGCCTCGGCTCTACAACTGGCAGGGCTACTTGGCCATCGTCGAGCTCGCGAAGCGGTGCGGATTGAAGGTCCGGGCCGTCCTGGCGTTCCATCAGTGCGGCACTGGGCCTTCCGACCCGAATTG CATTCCCCTGCCTCTGTGGGTACTTGATGAGATTGCTAAAGATCCAGATTTAGCGTATTCTGATCGATTTGGGAGGAGGAATACGGAGTACATTTCGCTCGGATGTGATAGCCTTCCTGTCTTGCGAGGGCGTTCGCCGCTTCAAGCATATGCGGATTTTATGAGGAACTTCAGGGACACTTTTCAACATTTAATTGGTGTTATCATAATA GGAATTCAAATCGGAATGGGTCCTGCCGGTGAATTAAGATATCCTTCTTGCCCTACTCAGAAGCTAACATCAGCTTGGCGGACTCGTGAGCTAGGAGAGTTTCAGTGCTATGATAAG TATATGCTCGCATCTCTTAATGCACGTGCTAGGGAGATTGGAATGCCTGAATGGGGAAATGGTGACCCTATTGGTGCCTCCAACTTGATGCAGAACCCTGAGGAAACAAAGTTTTTCAAAAGTGATGATGGGTCGTGGAATACATCATATGGCACATTCTTTCTTGAATGGTATTCAGGAATGCTGCTTCTGCATGGAGAAAGGTTATGCAGGGAAGCTGAGGCCATTTTTTGGGGTACAAAAGCTAATACGTCAGCAAAAGTAGCTGGGTTGCACTGGCATTATCTCACTCAGTCTCATCCATCTGAGTTGACAGCTGGGTATTTCAACACATCAACAAGGGATGGATACTTACCAATTGTTCGCATGTTAGCTAGGTATGGGTTTAGTTTATGCTGCCCATGTTTTGACTTGCAAGATCTGGATGAGAGGCCGATGAATCCAGTTAGTAGCCCGGAAGGTTTTCTTAGACAGCTGCTCTCAGCTGCTAGGGTGTGTGACATACCTGTAGAGGGTGAACCTTCTGCAGCCAGCTTGGATGATAAATCATATCAGCAGGTGGTGAAGATGTCAACGTATTACTCTTATGGTCTAGAAAAGCCCTCCTTCTCGTTCAACTTTGTGAGGATGGATAAGAATATGTTTGAATTGCATAACTGGGTTCGTTTTACTCGTTTTGTGAGGCGAATGTCAGATGTCAATATTTTTCGAGCCAAGCTAGATGTTGATGCAAGGGCAGATTCACGACGATTTTCTACCTCATCAGACGTTGCAAAATTTGGTATGGCTTCTGCATATTGTTAG